A section of the Rhodobacteraceae bacterium M382 genome encodes:
- a CDS encoding NifU family protein, translated as MFIQTESTPNPATLKFLPGQTVLEAGTADFPSSDTADKSPLARRVFAVNGVTGVFLGNDFVTVTKSEDVDWDHIKPAVLGAVMEHYQSGQPVIEGDGPAASGHAEHTGENSEIVDQIKDLLDSRVRPAVAQDGGDITFHGFDRGVVYLHMQGACAGCPSSTLTLKMGIENLLRHYIPEVTEVRPVAV; from the coding sequence ATGTTCATTCAGACCGAATCCACGCCCAACCCGGCGACGCTGAAATTCCTGCCCGGGCAGACCGTTCTGGAGGCAGGTACTGCCGATTTCCCCAGCTCCGACACCGCTGACAAATCACCGCTGGCGCGCCGCGTCTTTGCCGTCAATGGCGTCACAGGTGTGTTTCTGGGAAATGATTTTGTGACAGTGACCAAATCCGAAGACGTGGATTGGGACCACATCAAACCGGCGGTTCTGGGCGCGGTGATGGAACATTACCAATCTGGACAGCCGGTCATCGAAGGCGACGGCCCCGCCGCGTCAGGTCATGCCGAACACACCGGCGAGAATTCGGAAATCGTTGATCAGATCAAGGATCTGCTGGACAGCCGCGTGCGTCCAGCTGTGGCGCAGGACGGCGGCGATATCACCTTCCACGGTTTTGATCGTGGCGTTGTTTATCTGCACATGCAGGGTGCCTGCGCCGGGTGCCCGTCATCGACCCTGACGCTGAAAATGGGCATCGAAAACCTGCTGCGCCACTATATTCCCGAAGTGACCGAGGTCCGCCCTGTTGCCGTCTGA
- a CDS encoding GNAT family N-acetyltransferase → MTPDTLAHTHAAAFANARPWSSDEFRDLLSDRFTFLVGDAQCFALGRVIVGEAELLTLATHPKVQRQGLARERMSRWLSRAIDLGGNTAFLEVGADNLAAVQLYDAFGFAQVGCRRGYYPRESGPAVDALVLSRPLP, encoded by the coding sequence ATGACTCCGGACACGCTGGCCCACACCCACGCTGCGGCCTTTGCCAACGCGCGCCCGTGGAGCAGCGATGAATTCCGGGATCTCCTGAGCGACCGGTTCACCTTTCTGGTTGGCGACGCCCAATGCTTTGCTCTTGGGCGTGTGATCGTCGGAGAGGCTGAGTTGCTGACCCTTGCCACTCACCCAAAGGTTCAACGTCAGGGGCTGGCCCGTGAAAGGATGTCGCGTTGGCTGAGTCGCGCGATTGATCTGGGGGGGAACACGGCGTTTCTTGAAGTCGGTGCCGACAATTTGGCTGCTGTGCAATTGTATGACGCGTTCGGCTTTGCACAGGTCGGATGCCGGCGCGGGTATTACCCGCGTGAATCCGGCCCCGCTGTGGACGCTTTGGTCCTGAGCCGACCCTTACCTTAG
- a CDS encoding universal stress protein, translating to MRKFLVVLDDSRECLNAMRFAAMRAAHTGAGVTILSVIPPDEFNHWIGVGTMMREEARERIHAHFEVFAKWMRDRQNVDPELVIREGEAVPEILDYIGSDPEIGVLVLGAGTDRKGPGPLVSQLTKSSGSLPIPITIVPGDLSKEKLEEIT from the coding sequence ATGCGTAAATTCCTTGTGGTACTGGATGACAGCCGAGAATGCCTGAATGCCATGCGGTTTGCCGCGATGCGCGCCGCGCATACCGGGGCCGGGGTGACGATTCTGTCGGTCATCCCACCAGATGAGTTCAACCATTGGATCGGCGTTGGCACGATGATGCGTGAAGAGGCGCGGGAACGGATTCATGCCCATTTCGAAGTCTTTGCGAAGTGGATGCGGGACCGTCAGAACGTGGATCCCGAACTGGTGATCCGCGAAGGCGAAGCCGTGCCGGAGATCTTGGACTATATCGGGTCCGACCCGGAAATCGGCGTTCTGGTTCTGGGAGCCGGAACCGACCGCAAGGGCCCCGGCCCGCTGGTCAGCCAATTGACCAAATCGTCCGGATCCCTGCCGATTCCGATCACCATCGTCCCCGGCGATTTGAGCAAGGAAAAGCTCGAAGAGATCACCTGA
- a CDS encoding 2-hydroxychromene-2-carboxylate isomerase → MGGRVAFWFEFASTYSYLSTMRIEQMAARAGVAIDWHPFLLGPIFHAQGWKTSPFNLYPAKGRYMWRDMERICARRGLAFHKPDPFPQNGVGAARLVLAAQAGAQSPDQVGALVRAIFGAQFGNRQDISSPETLSQCLIAVGLPVALLDLARSDEIKARLRQQVDRASALDIFGAPSFVANGDLFWGDDRLEQALAAAVTV, encoded by the coding sequence ATGGGCGGGCGTGTCGCATTCTGGTTCGAATTCGCCTCGACCTATTCCTATCTCAGCACCATGCGCATCGAACAGATGGCTGCCCGCGCAGGCGTGGCCATCGACTGGCATCCCTTTCTACTGGGGCCGATCTTTCACGCCCAGGGATGGAAGACTTCTCCGTTCAACCTGTATCCGGCCAAGGGACGCTATATGTGGCGCGATATGGAACGGATCTGTGCCCGGCGCGGCCTGGCGTTTCACAAACCTGATCCCTTCCCGCAGAATGGCGTGGGCGCAGCGCGTCTGGTGCTGGCAGCACAGGCGGGTGCCCAGTCGCCGGATCAGGTCGGGGCATTGGTCAGAGCCATCTTTGGTGCCCAATTCGGGAACCGACAGGACATTTCGTCCCCGGAAACCCTGTCTCAGTGCCTGATTGCGGTGGGGTTGCCCGTGGCCTTGCTGGACCTTGCACGCTCTGACGAGATCAAAGCCCGGCTGCGCCAACAGGTGGACCGGGCGTCGGCGCTGGACATTTTTGGCGCGCCCAGCTTTGTCGCCAATGGGGATCTGTTTTGGGGTGACGACCGTCTGGAACAGGCTTTGGCCGCCGCTGTCACGGTTTAG
- a CDS encoding BMP family ABC transporter substrate-binding protein — protein MTLMKSLMGAAATLALTAGAALAEPALIFDLGGKFDKSFNEAAFGGAQRWAEETGGTFREIELQSEAQREQALRRFAEVGANPVITMGFAMADPLSAVAADYPDTKFVAVDVTWLDAPNIRQIGFAEHEGSYLVGMMAAMASKSNTVGFVGGMDIPLIRHFGCGYAQGVMAVNPDATVIANMTGTTPAAWNDPVKGSELTKAQISQGADVIYAAAGGTGVGVLQTAADEGILSIGVDSNQNHLHPGKVLTSMLKRVDVAVYDAMKAGADLETGVFNMGLAEEGVGYALDDNNAPLVSAEMKAAVDAARQKIIDGELNVVSYYDNDTCPAIKF, from the coding sequence ATGACCCTGATGAAATCCCTGATGGGAGCTGCTGCAACGCTGGCCTTGACTGCTGGTGCCGCGCTGGCGGAACCTGCGCTGATCTTTGACCTTGGCGGCAAGTTCGACAAATCTTTCAACGAAGCGGCCTTTGGCGGCGCGCAGCGTTGGGCCGAAGAAACCGGCGGCACCTTCCGCGAAATCGAACTGCAATCCGAAGCCCAGCGCGAACAGGCCCTGCGCCGGTTTGCCGAAGTCGGCGCCAACCCGGTGATCACCATGGGCTTTGCCATGGCTGATCCGCTCAGCGCGGTTGCGGCAGATTATCCTGATACCAAATTCGTCGCCGTTGACGTCACCTGGCTGGATGCGCCCAACATTCGCCAGATCGGCTTTGCCGAACACGAAGGATCGTATCTGGTTGGCATGATGGCGGCGATGGCGTCGAAATCGAACACTGTCGGCTTTGTCGGTGGCATGGACATTCCGCTGATCCGTCACTTTGGCTGTGGCTATGCCCAGGGCGTAATGGCCGTGAACCCCGACGCCACCGTCATCGCCAATATGACCGGCACCACCCCGGCGGCCTGGAATGACCCGGTCAAGGGATCGGAGCTGACCAAGGCACAGATCAGCCAGGGCGCAGACGTGATTTATGCAGCCGCCGGTGGCACCGGTGTGGGTGTTCTGCAAACCGCAGCGGATGAGGGCATCCTGTCGATCGGTGTGGACAGCAACCAGAACCATCTGCATCCGGGCAAGGTCCTGACCTCGATGCTGAAGCGCGTCGACGTGGCCGTCTATGACGCGATGAAGGCGGGCGCGGATCTGGAAACCGGTGTGTTCAACATGGGTCTGGCCGAAGAAGGTGTGGGCTATGCGCTGGATGACAACAACGCCCCTCTGGTCTCGGCCGAGATGAAGGCAGCCGTGGACGCGGCCCGTCAAAAGATCATCGACGGCGAGCTGAATGTTGTCAGCTATTACGACAACGACACCTGCCCGGCGATCAAATTCTGA
- a CDS encoding branched-chain amino acid aminotransferase, giving the protein MATGKNIRTYFNGTWHDGNAPIIHAADHGAWLGSTVFDGARMFDGLTPDLDAHCARTNRSAASLMLTPTCTADEMVDIVREGLKLYDPGAAVYIRPMYWGIHGDPTAIVPQPDETGFAICLEEIPMAPSTASTTLTRTRFRRPVLESAVVNAKAGCLYPNNARMLVEARSKGFANALVADAMGNVAETATANVFMVKDGEVFTPIANGTFLSGITRARHISNLAADGTMVHESVLTFQDFQDADEIFLSGNMSKVTPVTAFDDTQYQVGPITRRVREMYWDWAASNR; this is encoded by the coding sequence ATGGCAACCGGCAAGAATATCCGCACCTATTTCAACGGCACCTGGCACGACGGCAATGCCCCGATCATCCATGCCGCCGATCATGGTGCCTGGCTGGGATCCACCGTTTTTGACGGTGCCAGAATGTTCGACGGGCTGACCCCGGATCTGGATGCCCATTGCGCCCGGACCAACCGCTCGGCGGCCTCGCTGATGCTGACCCCGACCTGCACGGCAGACGAGATGGTCGACATCGTGCGTGAGGGGCTAAAGCTGTATGACCCCGGTGCTGCCGTCTATATCCGCCCCATGTACTGGGGCATTCATGGCGATCCGACCGCCATCGTCCCGCAACCGGACGAGACCGGGTTTGCCATCTGTCTGGAAGAGATCCCGATGGCCCCTTCGACCGCCAGCACCACGCTGACCCGCACCCGGTTCCGCCGTCCCGTTCTGGAAAGCGCCGTGGTCAACGCCAAGGCCGGATGCCTCTATCCCAACAATGCCCGGATGCTGGTCGAAGCCCGGTCCAAAGGCTTTGCAAATGCCCTGGTTGCGGACGCCATGGGTAATGTGGCCGAAACCGCAACCGCCAATGTCTTTATGGTCAAGGATGGCGAAGTGTTCACCCCCATCGCCAATGGCACGTTCCTGAGCGGAATTACGCGGGCGCGCCATATCTCGAATCTGGCGGCAGATGGGACAATGGTGCACGAATCCGTGCTGACATTCCAAGATTTCCAGGACGCCGACGAGATCTTTTTGTCTGGCAACATGTCCAAGGTCACCCCCGTCACCGCCTTTGACGACACGCAATACCAGGTTGGTCCGATCACCCGGCGCGTGCGCGAGATGTATTGGGACTGGGCCGCGTCCAATCGCTGA
- a CDS encoding metal ABC transporter permease translates to MTLLDNFMVRAALAGIGVALAAAPLGCFVVWRRMAYFGDATAHAAILGVALSLAFSTSIFVGVLAVALAMAVVVTHLSGRGYAMDTLLGVLAHSALAFGLVAVSYLQGVRVDLDGYLFGDILAVGKTDLAVIWSAALVVTGLLAWRWSPLLTATLNPDLAHAAGIDPRREQLVLTLALALVVAVAIKVVGALLIGAMLIIPAASARALAQTPERMALIATGLAALSALSGIYVSYLQDTPTGPTIVCVGAVLFALSNLATLKQRKT, encoded by the coding sequence ATGACCTTGCTCGACAATTTTATGGTCCGCGCGGCCCTGGCCGGAATCGGCGTGGCTTTGGCGGCCGCACCTTTGGGGTGTTTCGTCGTCTGGCGGCGGATGGCCTATTTTGGCGACGCGACCGCGCATGCCGCCATTCTGGGCGTTGCGTTGTCGCTGGCCTTTTCGACATCAATCTTTGTCGGTGTTCTGGCGGTCGCGCTGGCCATGGCAGTGGTCGTCACCCATCTGAGCGGGCGCGGCTATGCGATGGATACGCTGCTGGGCGTGCTGGCGCATTCGGCGTTGGCCTTTGGTCTGGTGGCCGTATCGTACCTGCAGGGGGTACGGGTCGATCTGGATGGCTATCTGTTTGGCGACATACTGGCGGTGGGCAAAACCGATCTGGCAGTGATCTGGAGTGCCGCGCTGGTGGTGACCGGGTTGCTCGCCTGGCGCTGGTCGCCGTTGCTGACCGCGACGTTGAATCCGGATCTGGCCCATGCCGCCGGCATCGATCCGCGCCGCGAACAGCTGGTGCTGACGCTGGCTTTGGCGTTGGTGGTGGCTGTCGCGATCAAAGTCGTGGGGGCCTTGCTGATCGGAGCAATGTTGATCATTCCCGCCGCCAGCGCGCGGGCCTTGGCGCAAACCCCCGAACGTATGGCGCTCATTGCAACCGGGTTGGCCGCGCTCTCCGCGCTCAGCGGCATCTATGTCTCCTATCTTCAGGACACCCCGACCGGCCCAACCATCGTTTGCGTTGGTGCCGTGCTGTTCGCCCTGTCCAACCTCGCCACGTTGAAACAGCGCAAGACCTGA
- the tsaB gene encoding tRNA (adenosine(37)-N6)-threonylcarbamoyltransferase complex dimerization subunit type 1 TsaB codes for MTSEPLILGFDTSAAHCAAALLSGDRVLVSRTEEMARGQAERLMPLLEDVLVEGGATWRDLTAIGVGIGPGNFTGIRIAVSAARGLVLGLDIPAVGVDGFDARRAPGALPAIAAPRGQMYIDPPDGPARLTTEDDARATADRLGLTLNADPSPLGLPEAIARHAAAQYQTTTEPPAPLYLRPADAAPSRDVPPALLDA; via the coding sequence ATGACGTCTGAACCACTGATCCTCGGCTTTGACACATCGGCCGCGCATTGCGCGGCCGCTTTGTTGTCCGGTGATCGGGTGCTGGTTTCACGCACCGAAGAGATGGCGCGCGGTCAGGCCGAACGGTTGATGCCGCTGCTGGAAGACGTTCTGGTCGAAGGTGGCGCAACCTGGCGTGACCTGACCGCGATCGGCGTCGGCATTGGCCCCGGCAATTTCACCGGAATTCGCATTGCTGTCTCTGCTGCGCGCGGTTTGGTGTTGGGGCTGGATATCCCAGCTGTCGGGGTTGATGGTTTTGACGCCCGCCGCGCGCCCGGAGCGCTCCCGGCGATTGCTGCGCCGCGTGGCCAGATGTACATCGACCCGCCCGACGGCCCGGCCCGCCTGACCACCGAAGACGACGCGCGGGCAACGGCGGATCGCCTGGGATTGACCCTGAATGCCGACCCCAGTCCCCTCGGCCTGCCCGAGGCGATCGCGCGCCATGCTGCCGCCCAGTACCAGACCACAACCGAACCGCCTGCGCCGTTGTACCTGCGCCCGGCAGATGCCGCGCCGTCGCGCGATGTGCCCCCGGCCCTGTTGGACGCATGA